Proteins from a single region of Eremothecium gossypii ATCC 10895 chromosome VI, complete sequence:
- the STE2 gene encoding alpha-factor pheromone receptor STE2 (Syntenic homolog of Saccharomyces cerevisiae YFL026W (STE2)) yields the protein MGEEVSSFVEQYYDPNYDPSQSMLTYMSKFSNESTIKFEDLQEYINENVMLGVFTGAKIAAAALALIILWMVTKRKRTPIYIVNQISLLLTVIHGILVLSGLLGGFSSSIFTLTLFPQCVNRSDIRLFVATNISMVSLIASIQVSLVLQVHVIFRAGTHRRLGIFLTAVSAIIGFTTVCFYLVSAVLSVMAVYQDIDNIGDTFFLSIAYICMAISVNFIFLLLSVKLLLAIRLRRFLGLKQFDGLHILFIMSTQTIICPSILFILAFACEKNITDSLVYIAVLLVSLSLPLSSVWATAANNATVPPFLNAHSLTSRYKAESWYTDSKNDAGSFSSSENCGSGYRHGRYSNNGGSSPHQCTGGDNTVIDIEKCQYRVNPTPHTSGQFAFNQDSLETEFSEDTVVQIRTPNTEVEEEAKIFWARASITHENSSSGVECGAHDMQTNVFKTPTSQTGSDCN from the coding sequence ATGGGTGAAGAGGTATCTAGCTTTGTGGAACAGTATTATGATCCAAACTATGATCCCAGTCAATCCATGCTAACCTACATGTCAAAGTTCAGTAACGAGTCGACAATAAAGTTTGAGGACTTACAAGAGTAtattaatgaaaacgtcaTGTTGGGGGTATTTACTGGCGCAAAGATagcggcagcagctctgGCGTTGATAATCCTATGGATGGTGACTAAAAGGAAAAGGACACCCATTTACATCGTTAACCAGATATCACTCCTGCTTACAGTCATCCATGGCATTCTGGTGTTGTCTGGCTTGCTCGGGGGGTTTTCTTCTTCTATATTCACACTGACACTATTCCCTCAATGCGTGAATCGGAGTGATATTCGCCTGTTTGTCGCTACCAATATCTCCATGGTTTCGCTTATAGCCTCTATACAGGTTTCATTGGTTCTCCAAGTTCACGTAATCTTTCGAGCAGGCACTCACAGACGGTTAGGCATCTTCTTAACTGCGGTTTCCGCTATAATAGGGTTCACAACCGTGTGCTTTTACCTGGTTTCTGCTGTCCTTTCAGTGATGGCTGTATACCAGGATATCGATAACATCGGCGATACATTCTTTCTGAGCATTGCGTACATTTGTATGGCCATATCTGTCAATTTCATTTTTTTGTTACTATCCGTTAAGCTGCTTCTTGCAATCAGATTAAGACGCTTCCTAGGTCTAAAACAATTTGATGGCTTACACATACTCTTCATTATGTCTACTCAGACAATTATATGTCCGAGTATTCTGTTCATACTGGCTTTCGCTTGCGAGAAAAATATAACAGATTCTTTGGTGTATATTGCGGTCTTACTCGTCTCACTGTCGCTACCACTGTCATCTGTGTGGGCAACAGCAGCCAACAACGCAACAGTCCCACCTTTTTTGAACGCCCACTCTCTTACTTCTAGGTACAAAGCTGAATCCTGGTACACAGATTCAAAGAATGATGCAGGTAGTTTTAGCTCCTCAGAAAATTGTGGATCGGGATATCGACATGGACGCTATTCTAACAATGGGGGTAGTAGTCCACATCAATGTACGGGGGGGGATAATACCGTCATTGATATCGAAAAATGTCAATATAGAGTGAACCCTACGCCACATACTAGTGGGCAATTCGCTTTCAATCAGGATTCATTGGAAACTGAATTCTCGGAAGATACCGTCGTGCAAATTCGTACGCCCAATACTGAGGTTGAAGAGGAGGCCAAAATATTCTGGGCAAGAGCCAGTATCACTCACGAAAATAGTTCTTCTGGCGTTGAGTGCGGTGCGCATGACATGCAAACCAACGTCTTCAAGACTCCTACAAGTCAAACCGGAAGTGATTGCAACTAG
- the MUM3 gene encoding Mum3p (Syntenic homolog of Saccharomyces cerevisiae YOR298W (MUM3)) — protein MPFLSTIEANVTGAFSELSGMSPSAIAQLVLKTLTIALYMFVYGFWSTFAFVFDCTLRSDSVDQAITVGLRMITIVPVIGSPLGRRLSLLVKLLKTELLPFLDEMVRLTEYAFHVKMINDTICGDNVKIIVTGDPFSLDYVEAAPLTSVIISNHRSVIDYAVISKLVLETQERIPNHNKFLMSTAKKRRFVHPPPFRFLTWAKITNFPTLSLFFNIWSKDENSIVSATTIHSHLMKHRNTTFVLFPEVNSITPELVMIQQKLLKSKYEDTPSLKQVLYPRYKQFNSLVKDLACWKKVKKRNSIMEKVVDRLDKWIHDDDLLDQDLIELESFLTAEEDAAATQRSSNVEQIRINEFMYNLTIVYYQPVLKCNDPDHIHEHNHAVGIKDPHYQLEHITPSLWDMYRAQEADQPIVIRVHIDRHRMDPLLQMKSRHVEKWLENYWCEKDKQIAVMDTAVKLK, from the coding sequence ATGCCTTTTCTTAGTACCATCGAAGCCAATGTTACTGGGGCGTTTTCCGAGCTTTCGGGCATGTCACCGTCCGCTATAGCCCAATTGGTGCTAAAGACGCTGACTATAGCACTATACATGTTTGTCTACGGGTTCTGGTCCACGTTTGCCTTTGTCTTCGACTGCACGCTAAGATCGGACTCTGTGGACCAAGCGATCACCGTTGGGCTCCGTATGATTACGATTGTGCCTGTGATTGGGTCGCCGTTGGGTCGGCGGCTCTCGCTGCTGGTGAAACTTCTCAAGACGGAGTTACTTCCGTTTTTGGATGAGATGGTGCGGCTCACGGAATACGCATTCCACGTCAAGATGATCAACGATACGATATGCGGAGATAACGTGAAGATTATTGTGACCGGCGATCCGTTCAGCCTCGACTATGTCGAGGCGGCGCCGCTCACGAGCGTGATCATCTCTAACCACAGATCTGTGATCGATTACGCGGTGATCAGCAAGCTCGTGCTCGAGACGCAGGAACGGATACCAAACCACAACAAGTTCCTTATGAGCACCGCCAAGAAGCGGCGCTTTGTGCATCCGCCGCCGTTCAGGTTTCTCACCTGGGCCAAGATCACCAACTTCCCCACGCTCAGCCTATTCTTCAACATATGGTCCAAAGACGAGAATAGCATTGTCTCTGCTACCACGATACACTCGCACCTAATGAAGCACCGGAACACGACATTTGTGTTATTTCCTGAGGTGAACAGCATCACTCCGGAGTTGGTCATGATCCAGCAGAAATTGTTGAAGTCCAAATATGAGGATACCCCGTCGTTAAAGCAGGTGCTCTATCCGCGGTACAAGCAGTTCAACTCCCTCGTGAAGGACTTGGCCTGCTGGAAGAAGGTCAAAAAGAGAAACAGCATCATGGAGAAGGTGGTCGACAGGCTCGATAAGTGGATACACGACGACGACTTGCTCGATCAGGACCTCATCGAGCTTGAGAGTTTTCTCACTGCGGAAGAAGACGCCGCGGCTACACAACGGTCATCGAACGTGGAGCAGATTCGCATCAACGAATTTATGTACAATCTCACCATCGTGTACTACCAGCCAGTGCTCAAGTGCAACGACCCGGACCACATCCACGAACATAACCATGCTGTCGGGATAAAGGACCCACATTACCAGCTAGAGCACATCACGCCGTCGTTGTGGGACATGTACCGCGCACAGGAGGCCGACCAGCCCATCGTGATCAGGGTCCACATAGACCGCCACAGAATGGACCCTCTTCTCCAGATGAAGTCGCGGCACGTGGAGAAGTGGTTGGAAAACTACTGGTGCGAAAAGGATAAGCAGATAGCAGTGATGGACACTGCTGTGAAACTAAAATAA
- the TIM18 gene encoding Tim18p (Syntenic homolog of Saccharomyces cerevisiae YOR297C (TIM18)): MFKLSTPVPFSLIARQGPLLHSRPISFKSTLEKFKLTPPPPGGVTGNVNEAFQPPEPNYMQGSYHWYYERISAVSMIPLTLVPLYGAVTGASVEYPLIDAALCSMLLIHTQMGLTSCIVDYIPKRKFGIWHNLAMCLLYSGTAVGLYGVYTLETESNGLMDLIGRMWREPDTHPIFSMRR; this comes from the coding sequence ATGTTCAAACTATCGACGCCCGTTCCGTTCAGTCTAATCGCTCGGCAGGGCCCTCTGCTGCACAGCAGGCCGATTTCCTTCAAGTCCACGCTGGAAAAGTTTAAACTGACTCCTCCGCCCCCAGGAGGGGTGACCGGGAACGTCAACGAGGCGTTCCAGCCTCCAGAACCGAACTACATGCAGGGCTCGTACCACTGGTACTACGAGCGGATCAGCGCGGTGAGCATGATCCCGTTGACGCTGGTGCCGCTCTATGGCGCCGTGACAGGCGCATCTGTGGAGTACCCTCTGATTGACGCTGCCCTTTGCAGCATGCTGCTGATCCACACGCAGATGGGCCTGACCAGCTGCATCGTCGACTATATTCCGAAACGCAAGTTCGGCATATGGCATAACCTCGCGATGTGCCTGCTGTACTCTGGGACGGCGGTCGGCCTTTACGGCGTGTACACCTTGGAAACAGAGAGCAATGGCCTGATGGACCTTATTGGCCGCATGTGGAGGGAGCCGGATACCCACCCCATCTTCTCCATGCGCCGCTAG
- the MBF1 gene encoding multiprotein-bridging factor 1 (Syntenic homolog of Saccharomyces cerevisiae YOR298C-A (MBF1)), which translates to MSSDWDTNTVIGQRVRTGGSGPRQQVARTQGQINAARRAGLVLSVDKKYASSNTKANNEGQRLTMVDRETDIVKPKKLDPSVGRAIAKGRGDKGMTQKDLATRINEKPTVINDYEAGRAIPNQQILAKMERALGVKLRGKGIGEPLGGPKKK; encoded by the coding sequence ATGTCATCGGACTGGGACACCAACACGGTCATCGGCCAGCGCGTCAGAaccggcggcagcgggccTCGCCAGCAGGTCGCCCGCACGCAGGGTCAGATCaacgccgcgcgccgcgcgggCCTCGTGCTCTCTGTCGACAAGAAGTACGCGTCCTCCAACACCAAGGCCAACAACGAGGGCCAGCGCCTCACCATGGTCGACCGCGAGACCGACATCGTGAAGCCCAAGAAGCTCGACCCCTCCGTTGGCCGCGCCATTGCCAAGGGCCGTGGCGACAAGGGCATGACCCAGAAGGACCTCGCCACGCGGATCAACGAGAAGCCCACCGTCATTAACGACTACGAGGCCGGCCGCGCCATCCCCAACCAGCAGATCCTCGCCAAGATGGAGCGCGCGCTGGGGGTGAAGCTGCGGGGCAAGGGCATCGGCGAGCCCCTCGGGGGCCCCAAGAAGAAGTAA
- the EPL1 gene encoding Epl1p (Syntenic homolog of Saccharomyces cerevisiae YFL024C (EPL1)) has product MPTPSAQLDQGIISSNGGTSGVSASSTRFRHRKISVKQKLRVYKASDLKDLDQDELQQRELQEIETGVEKNEEREVHLHKILQKNQLQLQDLYIPTPDASRVWKEFDEMYQGRFTTPASYIQFSVQLEDCCGPAYNMDERDEAYLAELNGGESEALTEDEFELLMTNFESAIRERQPFLAMDPESLLMYEDLKPTMLKNDIGDAGLKTELAAELQLGDQPFVTKFDSPATLRTRNMVELIEKYGAEVYEYWKKRKVEVAGGSIIPSLKAERSTDKDDNDPYFCFRRREVRQTRKTRRVDTQNSQKLRLLYQQLQYTKELALLVAKREKMSMDMLLRDREIFQLRCDIKTVKRGLGIKGEDELLISQKRRKLVSNVITNKKYVSTQADAAALRRLRVAKVKDKKLLSKQLSSTDLKRQQSQLQKLDQQQRQQQQQQQPQINGAQCQQDGSGVSHVYVKLPTSKIPDIVLEDVDKVLSMKERNTKRFVEEKMKKRREEDGDIFFNLTDDPYNPVFEITIPQNISPTNAPFSSIVSSNFEISRSYYTPNLQNCITGNTNSVLAYNKEGEIVESQKYKKIEFYSPFEEKNDSHTREIPVRFRRRLGRYGVEYIDRKDVSRNPSDLLGEFMDFSLIAEQEQSSDAVNVYDSQLDELFRLHDKWKYDSDHNAYGIKFSDEPSRLNQISNETQVIRFGTMLGTKSYEQLREATLKYRQNVMAQRKKLVNAQRQQQQQQQEQQEQEHQQA; this is encoded by the coding sequence ATGCCCACGCCCAGCGCGCAGCTGGATCAAGGCATCATAAGCTCCAATGGCGGCACGAGCGGGGTGTCGGCGTCGTCGACGCGGTTCCGGCACCGGAAGATCAGCGTGAAGCAGAAGCTGCGGGTGTACAAGGCGTCGGATCTCAAGGACCTGGACCAGGAtgagctccagcagcgggagctgcaggagaTTGAGACGGGGGTGGAGAAGAATGAGGAGCGTGAGGTGCACCTGCACAAGATCCTGCAGAAGAACCAgctccagctgcaggaCTTGTACATTCCGACGCCGGACGCGTCGCGAGTGTGGAAGGAGTTTGACGAGATGTATCAGGGGCGGTTCACGACGCCTGCGAGCTACATTCAATTCTCGGTGCAGCTGGAAGATTGCTGCGGGCCGGCGTATAACATGGACGAGCGGGACGAGGCGTACCTGGCCGAGCTAAATGGCGGGGAGTCGGAGGCGCTGACGGAGGATGAGTTCGAGCTGTTAATGACCAACTTCGAGTCTGCGATTCGCGAGCGGCAGCCGTTTTTGGCGATGGACCCCGAGAGCCTGCTGATGTACGAGGATCTGAAGCCGACGATGCTGAAGAACGACATCGGGGATGCGGGCCTGAAGACGGAGCTTGCAGCGGAGCTACAGCTGGGCGATCAGCCCTTTGTCACGAAGTTTGATAGCCCGGCGACGCTGCGAACGCGCAACATGGTGGAGCTCATCGAGAAGTATGGCGCCGAGGTTTACGAGTACTGGAAGAAGCGGAAGGTCGAGGTTGCGGGCGGTTCGATTATTCCCTCGCTTAAGGCAGAGCGCAGCACAGATAAGGACGACAATGACCCATACTTTTGTTTTCGTAGAAGAGAGGTCAGGCAGACGCGGAAGACGCGGAGGGTGGACACACAGAACAGCCAAAAACTGCGCCTTTTATACCAGCAGTTGCAGTATACTAAAGAGCTTGCGCTTCTTGTTGCAAAGCGAGAAAAGATGTCCATGGACATGCTTTTACGCGACCGCGAAATATTCCAGTTGCGCTGCGATATTAAGACGGTGAAGCGAGGCTTGGGTATCAAGGGCGAGGACGAGCTGCTCATATCGCAGAAGCGGCGCAAGCTCGTCAGCAATGTGATCACCAACAAGAAATACGTGTCGACGCAGGCAGATGCCGCTGCCCTACGGAGACTCAGGGTGGCAAAGGTGAAAGATAAGAAGTTACTAAGCAAGCAGCTGTCATCCACAGACCTAAAGCGCCAACAATcccagctgcagaagctggaccaacagcagcggcagcagcagcagcaacaacaACCACAAATAAATGGCGCCCAATGTCAGCAGGATGGCTCTGGGGTATCGCATGTATACGTTAAGCTCCCAACATCGAAGATCCCGGATATCGTTTTGGAGGATGTTGACAAGGTGCTATCGATGAAAGAAAGGAACACCAAGCGGTTCGTGGAGGAGAAGATGAAGAAAAGGCGCGAAGAGGATGGTGACATATTTTTCAATCTTACCGATGACCCATATAACCCTGTCTTTGAAATCACCATTCCGCAGAACATATCTCCTACGAACGCTCCGTTTTCGTCTATCGTTTCTTCTAACTTCGAAATAAGCAGGTCATACTACACCCCAAACTTACAGAATTGCATAACGGGCAACACCAATTCTGTTCTAGCATATAATAAAGAGGGAGAAATCGTCGAGAGCCAGAAGTATAAGAAAATTGAGTTCTACAGCCCATTTGAAGAGAAAAATGATTCGCATACGCGGGAGATTCCGGTGCGATTCAGGCGGCGCTTGGGCCGTTATGGCGTAGAGTATATCGACCGAAAGGACGTTTCCCGTAACCCCAGCGACCTCCTAGGCGAGTTCATGGATTTTTCCCTGATAGCAGAGCAGGAACAGTCCTCCGACGCCGTTAACGTCTACGACTCTCAGCTGGACGAATTGTTCCGTCTTCACGACAAATGGAAATACGACTCAGACCACAATGCATACGGCATCAAGTTCTCTGACGAGCCGTCCCGGCTAAATCAAATCAGTAACGAAACCCAGGTTATCAGGTTTGGAACAATGCTCGGTACCAAATCTTATGAACAACTACGCGAAGCTACGCTTAAGTATCGCCAAAATGTCATGGCCCAAAGAAAGAAATTAGTTAACGCACAAaggcagcagcagcagcagcagcaagaGCAGCAAGAGCAAGAGCATCAGCAAGCATAG
- the RNA1 gene encoding GTPase-activating protein RNA1 (Syntenic homolog of Saccharomyces cerevisiae YMR235C (RNA1)): protein MAGQDSETFSIAGQALKLTSRADMEAQLGGLAERKVVRKIDLSGNTLGAEASAALAEAMRQHACVREHVEEVNFADLYTSRLVEEVVESLQVLLPALLACPRLAVVNLSDNAFGLRTIEALEQYIAHAVGLRELLLANNGMGPFAGERIGRALYALAVRKREAGRPPLEVFVCGRNRLENGSARCLALGLKSHGEGLRTVRLYQNGIRPSGIATLIRHGLRHNRKLEVLDLQDNTLTQGASEVLADALPVWKDTLRELNVNDCLLKAGGCESVLRALGAHKFAVLDTLKLQYNEMEQAALENILLPALEGENLGALQSLELNGNRLEEDSEALQTLQDVFKGELDDLDDLEEPDSDAEESDESEEEALDDFDVEALEKSLGAFQVDELAEKIAGTHL from the coding sequence ATGGCGGGACAGGACTCAGAGACGTTCTCGATTGCGGGGCAGGCGCTCAAGCTCACGAGCCGGGCGGACATGGAGGCGCAGCTGGGCGGGCTGGCGGAGCGGAAGGTGGTGCGGAAGATAGACCTGTCGGGCAACACGCTGGGGGCGGAGGCGTcggcggcgctggcggaggCAATGCGGCAGCACGCGTGTGTGCGGGAGCACGTGGAGGAGGTGAACTTCGCAGACCTGTACACGTCGCGGCtggtggaggaggtggtggagtcgctgcaggtgctgctgccggcgctgctggcgtGCCCCCGGCTGGCGGTGGTGAACCTGTCGGACAATGCGTTCGGGCTGCGGACAAtcgaggcgctggagcagtACATTGCGCACGCGGTGGGGCTGCGGGAGCTGCTGTTGGCCAACAACGGGATGGGCCCGTTCGCGGGCGAGCGCATCGGGCGGGCGCTGTACGCGCTGGCAGTACGGAAGCGCGAGGCGGGGCGGCCGCCGCTGGAGGTGTTTGTGTGCGGGCGGAACCGGCTGGAGAACGGCTCTGCGCGGTGCCTGGCGCTGGGGCTGAAGAGCCACGGCGAGGGACTGCGCACGGTGCGCCTGTACCAGAACGGCATCAGGCCGAGCGGCATTGCGACGCTGATCCGCCACGGGCTGCGGCACAACCGCAAGCTGGAGGTGCTGGACCTGCAGGACAACACGCTGACGCAGGGTGCGTCGGAGGTACTGGCGGACGCGCTGCCGGTGTGGAAGGACACGCTGCGTGAGCTGAACGTCAATGACTGTCTGCTCAAAGCGGGCGGCTGCGAGAGCGTGTTGCGCGCGCTGGGGGCGCACAAGTTTGCCGTCCTGGACACGCTGAAGCTGCAGTACAACGAGATGGAGCAGGCAGCGCTCGAGAACATTCTCTTGCCCGCGCTCGAGGGCGAGAACCTGGGCGCTTTGCAGTCCCTGGAGCTGAACGGCAACCGGCTGGAGGAGGACTCTGAGGCGCTACAGACCCTACAGGATGTGTTTAAGGGCGAGCTCGACGACCTGGACGACCTGGAGGAACCGGACTCCGACGCCGAGGAGAGCGACGAGTCCGAGGAGGAGGCCCTGGACGACTTCGACGTGGAGGCGCTCGAGAAAAGCCTCGGCGCGTTCCAGGTCGACGAGCTCGCGGAGAAAATTGCGGGTACGCATCTCTGA
- the BST1 gene encoding Bst1p (Syntenic homolog of Saccharomyces cerevisiae YFL025C (BST1)), whose protein sequence is MCSVLRFQRNMASWVKRHVFTFDLGDIQEKRGSDSGSGQSRSTADRYFNAVFGLGLLLFCIVCMAYLSPFLGSDLPQCRSVTMYPSYALVQGFDRRFSRLGRKYHLYLYREAGKDNGFSDDNEIHLDGIPVLFIPGNAGTYKQVRSIAAATANLYYGEMRDALNNNNTKNLDFFTADFNEDFTAFHGRTMLDQAEYCNDAIRYILSIYELSDKYRASGEPLPTSVLVVGHSMGGIVARVMTTLKNHIPQSINTILTLSSPHSTAPATFDGDILKIYNAMNAFWESKFRDRDKDPFYAENVSVISITGGVLDSVLPADYTSLEGIIPSDNGFTTYTTTIPWVWTPIDHLAIVWCDQLRIVVAKLLLELVDRTSASKTRPLPDRMRLARRSLLSGLESSASADFHLWDNEDYIFQPKVAPGALTTAQEMSPILLNVETYDTLNEYNYLAIPHNEPNLRFSLLTSLENLEELHILFCQNYNEHNSNGPIEYSSRCVSPSQDFIHVPRSFENSKYPSESSVGSASLPFKALHFNQTLLSKYDFIKFRKPSKSSFKDEDFVLVELSTTDWQTTVNCNPFQLLLSSAKFAHNASSAPFIQTFRFPYLSSSLVSYKLDVSYTGENLVFEPFIAQSIDSPFETKWHLRLRDSVTITIHSEAPFIPFESHYDKSVKLRLIAPPDCNINLSLSINWYMTLKFLFIRYRLAVAALPLSLVSFVLANQFALYYSSSFFPDFSTTLRAVTSKFWLKLTLSSILLTPILNISFIQRLIHSLDPSGVNSPFLIRKKNIMTAAYYLGIREIFMCWIGPLLSCITLSLVYMLAFGISTLESCVRRVSCYMSTAISKTRMKEIWLKDECEYEEGLVLRRRIGSGIMILAVVLYVPYQLVFVLLFLVQLNTVIKLNINYFNTKRHSNLRNYNSSYLLLMLCVLPINAPMVFVFLHNFGRRWVTSFRSHHNCLAILPIILLVCDNAGLRIPRSHCIERISKLITIGSFLYLSLYSVIYGIRNLFWAHHLVNLISGWLLFTSLDLTSNN, encoded by the coding sequence ATGTGCAGTGTGCTGCGCTTTCAGCGAAATATGGCCAGCTGGGTGAAGCGGCATGTGTTCACCTTTGATTTGGGGGACATCCAGGAGAAAAGAGGTAGCGACAGTGGTTCGGGACAGTCTAGAAGCACTGCCGATAGATATTTCAATGCTGTTTTTGGTCTGGGGTTGTTACTATTCTGCATTGTATGCATGGCGTACTTAAGCCCTTTTCTGGGTTCGGATTTACCGCAGTGCCGGTCCGTGACGATGTATCCGTCGTACGCACTGGTACAAGGCTTCGATCGTCGGTTCTCGCGGCTTGGGCGGAAGTACCATCTCTACCTCTACCGGGAGGCCGGCAAGGACAACGGCTTTTCGGATGATAACGAAATCCATCTTGACGGCATTCCAGTGCTGTTTATACCCGGGAACGCTGGTACGTACAAGCAGGTACGATCGATTGCGGCGGCGACCGCCAATCTGTACTACGGTGAGATGCGCGACGCGCTGAATAACAATAACACGAAGAACTTAGACTTCTTTACTGCGGACTTCAATGAGGACTTTACGGCTTTTCATGGCCGCACGATGCTTGACCAGGCCGAGTACTGCAACGATGCCATCCGATACATCCTAAGTATTTATGAGTTGAGCGACAAGTACAGAGCTTCGGGCGAGCCGTTGCCGACTTCCGTTTTGGTGGTCGGGCATTCGATGGGGGGTATTGTCGCGCGGGTGATGACGACGTTGAAGAACCATATTCCACAGAGCATAAACACAATTCTTACGCTTTCGTCACCACATTCTACAGCGCCAGCTACATTTGATGGTGATATATTGAAGATATATAACGCGATGAATGCGTTCTGGGAAAGCAAGTTCAGGGACAGAGACAAGGACCCCTTCTATGCCGAGAATGTCTCTGTGATATCTATCACTGGTGGTGTTTTAGATTCTGTCCTGCCGGCAGATTACACTTCATTAGAGGGAATTATTCCATCCGATAATGGATTTACTACTTACACGACCACTATCCCCTGGGTATGGACTCCTATTGACCACTTAGCTATTGTGTGGTGTGACCAGCTACGAATAGTAGTGGCAAAATTACTCCTAGAATTGGTCGATCGGACATCTGCCAGCAAGACGCGTCCTCTTCCTGACCGGATGAGGCTAGCGAGAAGATCCCTACTCAGTGGCCTCGAAAGTTCAGCTTCTGCTGATTTCCATCTGTGGGACAACGAGGATTATATCTTTCAGCCAAAAGTTGCTCCTGGTGCCTTAACTACCGCCCAAGAGATGTCTCCTATTCTATTGAACGTGGAAACATACGATACTTTGAATGAGTACAACTACCTTGCCATACCCCACAATGAGCCAAATTTGCGCTTTTCGTTACTCACATCTTTAGAAAATTTGGAGGAACTCCATATTCTATTTTGTCAAAATTATAATGAACATAACAGCAACGGACCCATTGAATATTCCTCAAGATGTGTATCCCCTTCGCAAGATTTCATTCATGTCCCCAGATCTTTTGAAAATTCAAAATACCCGTCAGAAAGTTCGGTAGGGAGTGCTAGTCTGCCATTCAAGGCCCTTCATTTTAACCAGACCTTACTATCGAAGTATGACTTTATTAAATTCCGTAAACCATCGAAAAGCTCATTCAAGGACGAAGATTTTGTACTCGTGGAGCTCAGTACAACGGACTGGCAGACTACTGTGAACTGTAATCCTTTCCAACTACTATTATCCAGTGCCAAGTTCGCTCACAACGCTTCGTCCGCGCCGTTCATCCAGACGTTCCGTTTCCCATATTTATCCAGTTCATTGGTTTCATACAAATTAGATGTGAGCTATACAGGAGAAAATCTTGTTTTCGAGCCTTTCATAGCCCAGTCGATTGATTCACCATTTGAGACAAAGTGGCATCTCAGGTTACGCGATTCTGTGACGATCACAATTCATAGCGAGGCACCGTTCATCCCTTTTGAGAGCCACTACGATAAATCGGTAAAATTAAGACTGATTGCTCCACCAGATTGTAATATTAATCTATCATTATCCATAAACTGGTACATGACATTAAAATTTCTGTTTATTCGGTATCGGTTGGCTGTAGCAGCATTACCTCTCAGCCTCGTCTCGTTTGTCTTAGCCAACCAATTCGCCCTCTACTACAGCTCCTCATTCTTCCCTGATTTTTCTACCACATTAAGGGCCGTGACTTCAAAGTTTTGGCTAAAACTTACCCTTTCCAGTATTTTACTAACTCCCATTTTGAACATTTCATTCATTCAGCGGCTAATACACTCTCTGGATCCCAGTGGCGTGAATAGCCCGTTCCTGATTCGCAAGAAAAATATAATGACTGCAGCTTATTATTTGGGTATTCGAGAGATTTTTATGTGCTGGATTGGTCCACTATTGAGCTGTATAACCTTGTCTTTGGTTTATATGCTTGCTTTTGGAATATCGACTTTGGAATCATGTGTTCGTAGGGTATCTTGTTACATGAGCACTGCCATTTCCAAGACGCGGATGAAAGAAATATGGTTGAAGGATGAATGTGAATATGaggaaggccttgttttACGAAGACGTATTGGTAGCGGCATTATGATTCTGGCGGTAGTACTCTATGTGCCATACCAACTGGTCTTCGTGTTGTTGTTTCTAGTACAGTTGAACACAGTCATAAAATTGAACATAAACTATTTCAACACAAAGCGGCATTCCAACTTGAGAAATTACAATTCCTCTTATCTTTTATTGATGCTCTGCGTGCTACCCATTAATGCACCCATGGTATTCGTCTTTTTACACAACTTTGGGAGACGCTGGGTTACATCATTTAGATCCCATCATAATTGTCTAGCGATCCTTCCTATAATACTACTTGTCTGTGACAATGCTGGCCTCCGGATACCGCGCTCCCACTGCATCGAAAGAATTAGTAAGTTGATAACCATCGGTTCCTTCCTTTACCTTTCATTGTATTCGGTAATATATGGTATCAGAAACCTGTTCTGGGCTCACCATTTGGTGAACCTCATATCTGGATGGTTACTCTTCACCTCTTTGGACCTTACATCAAATAATTAA